The Gordonia sp. KTR9 genome contains a region encoding:
- a CDS encoding rhomboid family intramembrane serine protease produces MSSYTPPVGQQPTRRARPLWLRSAIITVCIVAVLFVIEAIDAATRYDLDQNGIQPRQVDGLDGILSAPMLHGDWQHLFANLMPGAVLCFLVLMTRRFLIVTGIIWAVSGVGVWLFAAPYSVTVGASGIVFGWLTFLIVRGLFNRDLWQILGGLVLFLVYGSILWGVLPSDPLISWQAHLFGAIAGVFAAWALAARDRRRPAVGTPGVAP; encoded by the coding sequence ATGAGCTCGTACACCCCGCCGGTCGGGCAGCAGCCCACGCGGCGAGCGCGCCCGCTGTGGTTGCGTTCGGCGATCATCACGGTGTGCATCGTCGCGGTGCTGTTCGTCATCGAGGCGATCGACGCGGCGACGCGCTACGACCTCGACCAGAACGGCATCCAGCCACGGCAGGTCGACGGACTGGACGGCATCCTGTCGGCGCCGATGCTGCACGGCGACTGGCAGCACCTCTTCGCCAACCTGATGCCCGGCGCGGTGCTGTGTTTCCTCGTGCTCATGACGCGGCGATTCCTCATCGTCACCGGCATCATCTGGGCGGTGTCGGGAGTCGGGGTCTGGCTGTTCGCGGCGCCGTACTCGGTGACTGTCGGGGCGTCGGGCATCGTGTTCGGCTGGCTCACCTTCCTCATCGTCCGGGGGCTGTTCAACCGCGATCTGTGGCAGATCCTCGGCGGGCTCGTCCTGTTCCTGGTGTACGGGTCGATCCTCTGGGGGGTCTTGCCGTCGGATCCGCTGATCTCCTGGCAGGCACACCTGTTCGGCGCGATCGCCGGTGTGTTCGCCGCGTGGGCGCTGGCTGCGCGGGACCGCCGTAGACCGGCGGTCGGCACACCGGGGGTGGCGCCATAA
- the murI gene encoding glutamate racemase codes for MAAGGQDAPIGIFDSGVGGLTVARAIIDQLPDEDIVYIGDTANGPYGPLTIPEIRRHALAIGDDLAERGVKAIVIACNTASAACLRDARERYAPIPVIEVVLPAVRRAVVATKTGRIGVLGTEATISSRAYQDSFAAARDAVITAVPCPRFVDFVERGITSGRQILGLAQGYLEPLQQAGVDTVVLGCTHYPLLSGVIQLAMGDEVTLVSSAEETAKDLFRVLTEADLLHPHTGRDATRVFQATGDPDLFAKLSNRFLGPVIGAVQHV; via the coding sequence ATCGCGGCGGGCGGCCAGGACGCACCCATCGGGATCTTCGATTCGGGCGTCGGGGGACTGACGGTGGCGCGCGCCATCATCGATCAACTGCCGGACGAGGACATCGTCTACATCGGCGACACGGCCAACGGGCCGTACGGACCGCTGACCATCCCGGAGATCCGCCGGCACGCCCTCGCGATCGGCGACGATCTCGCCGAACGCGGCGTGAAGGCCATCGTCATCGCCTGCAACACCGCGTCGGCGGCCTGCCTGCGCGATGCCCGCGAGCGTTACGCGCCCATCCCGGTCATCGAGGTCGTGCTGCCCGCGGTCCGCCGCGCGGTGGTCGCCACCAAAACGGGCCGGATCGGCGTGCTCGGCACGGAGGCCACGATCTCCTCACGGGCGTACCAGGATTCGTTCGCCGCGGCACGTGACGCGGTGATCACCGCGGTGCCGTGTCCACGATTCGTCGACTTCGTCGAACGCGGGATCACCAGCGGCCGGCAGATCCTCGGGCTCGCGCAGGGCTACCTCGAGCCGCTGCAGCAGGCCGGGGTGGACACCGTGGTCCTCGGCTGCACGCATTACCCGTTGCTGTCGGGGGTGATCCAGCTCGCGATGGGCGACGAGGTGACCTTGGTGTCGAGCGCCGAGGAAACCGCGAAGGACCTCTTCCGGGTCCTCACCGAGGCCGACCTGCTGCATCCGCACACGGGCCGCGACGCCACCCGCGTTTTCCAGGCGACAGGGGATCCGGACCTCTTCGCGAAGCTCTCGAACCGATTCCTCGGTCCGGTCATCGGAGCCGTGCAGCACGTGTGA